In the genome of Capra hircus breed San Clemente chromosome 5, ASM170441v1, whole genome shotgun sequence, one region contains:
- the KRT82 gene encoding keratin, type II cuticular Hb2, whose translation MSCRSFQQGFRCGGRSFSSCSAVLPRVVTHYAVSQGPCRTGGSGSFRALSCLGSRSLCNVGFGRPRVASRCGLPGFGYRAGTACGSSACIAPVTINESLLVPLELEVDPTVQRVKRDEKEQIKCLNNRFASFINKVRFLEQKNKLLETKWNFMQQQRCCSSNIEPLFEGYISTLRRQLDLLTGDRDQLESEFCCLQDTLEGYKKKYEEELSLRPSAENEFVALKKDVDTAFLINSDLEINVEALIHELDFLKTLYTEETNLLQSQISETSVTVKMDNSRELDTDGIIAQIKAQYDEIANRSKAEAEAWYQSRYEELQLTAGNHCDNLRDRKNEILEINKLIQRLQQDIENVKAQRCKLEAAVTQAEQQGEAALNDAKCKLAGLEEALQKAKQDMACLLKEYQEVMNSKLGLDIEIATYRRLLEGEEQRLCEGVGPVNISVSSSKGAILYEPCVASTPVYCPGSTTLLKSGGGCGIGGTGEIYIPCEPQGLLVYGSRRSSAVKLGAGGSASCHKC comes from the exons ATGTCGTGCCGCTCCTTCCAGCAGGGCTTCAGATGTGGCGGCCGGAGCTTCAGCTCCTGCTCAGCTGTCCTCCCCCGGGTGGTCACTCACTATGCAGTGAGCCAGGGGCCATGCCGGACTGGGGGCAGTGGGAGCTTCCGTGCCCTGAGCTGTCTCGGCTCCCGGAGCCTGTGCAACGTGGGTTTCGGGCGGCCCCGGGTGGCCTCCAGGTGTGGCCTGCCTGGCTTTGGGTATCGAGCAGGCACCGCTTGTGGGTCTTCTGCCTGCATTGCCCCTGTAACCATCAATGAGAGCCTGCTCGTCCCACTCGAGCTGGAGGTCGATCCAACTGTCCAGAGGGTGAAGAGGGATGAGAAGGAGCAGATCAAGTGCCTCAATAACCGCTTTGCATCCTTCATCAACAAG GTCCggttcctggaacagaaaaacaaGCTGCTGGAGACCAAGTGGAACTTCATGCAGCAGCAGAGGTGCTGCTCGAGCAACATCGAGCCCCTTTTCGAGGGCTACATCTCCACCCTTCGGAGGCAGCTGGACTTGTTGACTGGGGACCGAGACCAGCTGGAGTCAGAGTTCTGCTGCCTCCAAGACACGCTGGAGGGCTACAAGAAAAA ATATGAGGAGGAGCTCTCCCTGCGGCCCAGTGCTGAGAACGAGTTTGTTGCCTTGAAGAAG GATGTGGACACGGCCTTCCTGATAAATTCTGACCTGGAGATCAATGTGGAAGCTCTGATCCACGAGCTCGACTTCCTGAAAACCCTGTATACCGAG GAGACAAACCTTCTCCAGTCTCAGATCTCAGAGACCTCAGTCACTGTGAAGATGGACAATAGCCGGGAGCTGGACACGGATGGGATCATTGCCCAGATCAAGGCCCAGTACGACGAAATTGCCAACCGCAGCAAAGCCGAAGCAGAGGCCTGGTACCAGAGCCGG TATGAGGAGCTTCAGCTGACAGCCGGGAATCACTGCGACAACCTCCGCGACCGCAAGAACGAGATCCTGGAAATAAACAAGTTGATCCAGCGGCTGCAGCAAGACATTGAGAATGTCAAAGCCCAG CGCTGCAAGCTGGAGGCCGCAGTGACCCAGGCGGAGCAGCAGGGCGAGGCGGCCCTCAATGATGCCAAGTGCAAGCTGGCAGGGCTGGAAGAGGCCCTGCAGAAGGCCAAGCAGGACATGGCCTGCCTGCTCAAGGAGTACCAGGAGGTGATGAACTCCAAGCTGGGCCTGGACATCGAGATCGCCACCTACCGGCGCCTGCTGGAAGGCGAGGAGCAGAG GCTATGTGAAGGTGTTGGACCCGTGAATATCT CTGTGAGCAGCTCCAAAGGTGCCATCCTGTACGAGCCATGTGTGGCCAGCACACCTGTGTACTGTCCAGGGAGCACCACTCTCCTCAAGAGCGGCGGGGGCTGCGGCATCGGGGGCACTGGTGAAATCTACATCCCCTGTGAGCCCCAGGGGCTCCTCGTCTATGGGAGCAGGCGGAGCTCCGCTGTGAAGCTAGGGGCTGGGGGCAGCGCCTCCTGCCACAAGTGTTAG
- the KRT84 gene encoding keratin, type II cuticular Hb4, which translates to MSCRSYRVSSGRCVGNFSSCSAVTPQNLNRFRVSSVSCRSGPSFRGLSSFGSRSVTSFGSCSPRIAAVCPRPTYYGVGFGDGSGAGLGFGAGSCVGLGFRARSGLGYGFCSPGFGYRVGGIGGPAAPSITAVTVNQSLLTPLNLEIDPNAQRVKRDEKEQIKTLNNKFASFIDKVRFLEQQNKLLETKWSFLQEQKCAKSNLEPLFENYITNLRRQLDVVSSDRARLEAERNNMQDVLEGFKKKYEEEVGLRASAENEFVALKKDVDTAFLSKADLEANVDTLTQEIDFLKMLYTAEIQLLQSHISETSVIVKMDNSRDLNVDGIIADIKAQYEEIARRSRADAEAWYQTKYEEMRVTAGQHCDNLRNTRDEINELNRLIQRLKAEIEHAKAQRCKLEAAVAEAEQQGEAALNDAKCKLAELEGALQQAKQDMARQLKEYQELMNVKLALDIEIATYRRLLEGEEIRICEGVGPVDIAVSSSQGGLVCGPESLFSSSSLCRGGVTVSGISSSSNIRSSGFCSSSVGGARVVGGGDLLGVGCRGGSVLVGEACAPSVPCPLPTEGGFSSCSGGRSSRSSTVRFVSTTTSHRTKC; encoded by the exons ATGTCTTGCCGCTCCTACAGAGTCAGCTCTGGTCGCTGTGTGGGCAACTTCAGCTCTTGCTCAGCAGTGACCCCTCAGAACCTGAACCGCTTCCGGGTCAGCTCTGTCTCCTGCAGGAGTGGGCCCAGCTTCCGGGGTCTTAGCAGCTTTGGCAGTCGGAGCGTCACCAGCTTTGGATCGTGCTCACCCCGGATAGCAGCTGTGTGCCCTCGACCCACCTACTATGGAGTTGGCTTCGGTGATGGGAGTGGTGCTGGTCTAGGGTTTGGGGCTGGCAGTTGTGTTGGCCTGGGGTTTAGGGCCAGAAGTGGTCTCGGCTATGGCTTCTGTAGCCCTGGCTTTGGCTACCGAGTTGGAGGAATTGGAGGACCAGCAGCCCCATCCATCACAGCAGTGACTGTTAACCAGAGCCTGCTGACCCCGCTCAACCTGGAGATTGACCCCAATGCCCAGAGAGTGAAGAGGGATGAAAAGGAGCAAATCAAGACCCTCAACAACAAATTTGCCTCCTTCATCGACAAG GTGCGGTTCCTAGAACAGCAGAATAAGCTCCTAGAGACGAAGTGGAGCTTCCTCCAAGAGCAGAAATGTGCCAAGAGCAACCTGGAGCCCCTCTTCGAGAACTACATCACCAACCTACGCAGGCAGCTGGATGTAGTGAGCAGTGATCGGGCCCGGTTGGAGGCTGAGAGGAACAACATGCAGGATGTCCTTGAGGGTTTCAAGAAGAA GTATGAAGAGGAAGTGGGTCTTCGGGCCAGTGCTGAGAATGAGTTCGTGGCTCTGAAGAAG GATGTGGATACAGCGTTCTTAAGCAAGGCCGATCTAGAGGCCAATGTGGACACCCTAACTCAGGAAATCGACTTCCTGAAAATGCTGTACACGGCG GAAATCCAGTTACTACAGTCACACATCTCAGAGACATCAGTCATTGTGAAGATGGACAACAGCCGGGACCTGAATGTTGACGGGATCATCGCCGATATCAAAGCCCAGTATGAAGAAATCGCCAGACGCAGTCGGGCTGATGCAGAGGCCTGGTACCAGACCAAG TATGAGGAGATGCGAGTGACAGCTGGCCAGCACTGTGACAACCTGCGCAACACTCGGGATGAGATCAATGAGCTGAACCGGCTGATCCAGAGGCTGAAGGCAGAAATTGAGCATGCCAAGGCTCAG CGCTGCAAGCTGGAGGCCGCCGTGGCTGAGGCTGAGCAGCAGGGAGAAGCTGCCCTCAATGATGCCAAATGCAAGCTGGCAGAGCTGGAGGGTGCGCTGCAGCAAGCCAAGCAGGATATGGCGCGGCAGCTGAAGGAGTACCAGGAGCTCATGAATGTCAAGCTGGCCCTGGACATCGAGATCGCTACCTACAGGCGCCTGCTCGAAGGCGAGGAGATCCG gaTCTGTGAAGGTGTTGGACCAGTAGACATAG CGGTGAGTAGCTcccagggtggcctggtgtgtgGGCCCGAGTCCCTGTTCAGCAGCTCCAGCCTCTGCCGTGGCGGGGTCACCGTCTCCggaatcagcagcagcagcaacatccgGTCCAGCGGCTTCTGCAGCTCCAGCGTGGGCGGGGCCCGGGTCGTGGGCGGCGGGGACCTGCTGGGCGTCGGCTGCCGAGGGGGCTCGGTGCTGGTGGGCGAAGCCTGCGCTCCCAGCGTCCCCTGCCCGCTGCCCACTGAGGgcggcttcagcagctgcagcggcGGCCGCAGCAGCCGCAGCTCCACCGTCCGCTTcgtgtccaccaccacctcccaccGGACCAAGTGCTGA